A stretch of the Ctenopharyngodon idella isolate HZGC_01 chromosome 14, HZGC01, whole genome shotgun sequence genome encodes the following:
- the LOC127494020 gene encoding transmembrane O-methyltransferase homolog isoform X4, with protein sequence MSLLVFSVPLLPVVAVMTALFRSPLSALCRQVYSGILKLSHRKVCVSSTHAYVFSNCTHGQAQSVLLTFDLYSTTHASSNIGPQKGAFLDEIVTREAPLRVLELGTHCGYASVRILRLLPPSGKLLTVELDPLTADRGEEIILVAGFKNQQVLTCSSAEAISSLPSHTGNDGLDLVLMDHDPELYLQDLLALQRGNLLSTSCVVLINRALTPGAPDLLEYVTARPQSFSVGRQLHGLMEIRCHTGMSPQTHN encoded by the exons ATGTCTCTGCTGGTGTTCTCCGTGCCTCTGCTCCCGGTTGTGGCCGTGATGACGGCTCTTTTCCGCTCACCGCTGTCGGCCCTGTGCCGTCAGGTGTATTCTGGCATACTGAAGCTTTCTCACAGGAAGGTCTGTGTCAGCTCCACTCACGCCTATGTCTTCTCCAACTGCACCCACGGACAGGCTCAGAGTGTTctgctgacctttgacctctacTCCACCACACACGCCTCCTCCAACATTGGCCCTCAGAAAG GAGCGTTTCTGGATGAGATTGTGACGCGTGAAGCTCCGCTGAGGGTTTTGGAGTTGGGGACACACTGTGGCTACGCTTCCGTCAGGATTCTGCGTCTGCTCCCTCCGTCTGGAAAACTGCTGACTGTAGAGCTGGATCCTCTGACAGCAGATCGAGGGGAGGAGATCATACTAGTGGCAGGCTTCAAAAACCAGCAG GTGCTGACATGCTCCTCGGCTGAGGCCATCTCTTCTTTACCCTCTCACACTGGGAATGATGGTCTGGATCTGGTTCTAATGGATCATGACCCTGAGCTTTACCTTCAAGACCTGCTGGCCTTACAGAGAGGGAATCTGCTCTCTACCTCCTGTGTTGTGTTGATCAACAGAGCTCTGACGCCTGGAGCTCCAGACCTTCTGGAGTACGTGACAGCCAGACCGCAGAGCTTCAGCGTGGGCAGACAACTCCATGGACTGATGGAGATACGCTGCCATACAGGAATGAGTCCTCAAACCCACAACTGA
- the LOC127494020 gene encoding transmembrane O-methyltransferase homolog isoform X2 — protein MSLLVFSVPLLPVVAVMTALFRSPLSALCRQVYSGILKLSHRKVCVSSTHAYVFSNCTHGQAQSVLLTFDLYSTTHASSNIGPQKGAFLDEIVTREAPLRVLELGTHCGYASVRILRLLPPSGKLLTVELDPLTADRGEEIILVAGFKNQQFQVLTCSSAEAISSLPSHTGNDGLDLVLMDHDPELYLQDLLALQRGNLLSTSCVVLINRALTPGAPDLLEYVTARPQSFSVGRQLHGLMEIRCHTGMSPQTHN, from the exons ATGTCTCTGCTGGTGTTCTCCGTGCCTCTGCTCCCGGTTGTGGCCGTGATGACGGCTCTTTTCCGCTCACCGCTGTCGGCCCTGTGCCGTCAGGTGTATTCTGGCATACTGAAGCTTTCTCACAGGAAGGTCTGTGTCAGCTCCACTCACGCCTATGTCTTCTCCAACTGCACCCACGGACAGGCTCAGAGTGTTctgctgacctttgacctctacTCCACCACACACGCCTCCTCCAACATTGGCCCTCAGAAAG GAGCGTTTCTGGATGAGATTGTGACGCGTGAAGCTCCGCTGAGGGTTTTGGAGTTGGGGACACACTGTGGCTACGCTTCCGTCAGGATTCTGCGTCTGCTCCCTCCGTCTGGAAAACTGCTGACTGTAGAGCTGGATCCTCTGACAGCAGATCGAGGGGAGGAGATCATACTAGTGGCAGGCTTCAAAAACCAGCAG TTTCAGGTGCTGACATGCTCCTCGGCTGAGGCCATCTCTTCTTTACCCTCTCACACTGGGAATGATGGTCTGGATCTGGTTCTAATGGATCATGACCCTGAGCTTTACCTTCAAGACCTGCTGGCCTTACAGAGAGGGAATCTGCTCTCTACCTCCTGTGTTGTGTTGATCAACAGAGCTCTGACGCCTGGAGCTCCAGACCTTCTGGAGTACGTGACAGCCAGACCGCAGAGCTTCAGCGTGGGCAGACAACTCCATGGACTGATGGAGATACGCTGCCATACAGGAATGAGTCCTCAAACCCACAACTGA
- the LOC127494020 gene encoding catechol O-methyltransferase-like isoform X1 has translation MSLLVFSVPLLPVVAVMTALFRSPLSALCRQVYSGILKLSHRKVCVSSTHAYVFSNCTHGQAQSVLLTFDLYSTTHASSNIGPQKGAFLDEIVTREAPLRVLELGTHCGYASVRILRLLPPSGKLLTVELDPLTADRGEEIILVAGFKNQQVLHHRFHSFQVLTCSSAEAISSLPSHTGNDGLDLVLMDHDPELYLQDLLALQRGNLLSTSCVVLINRALTPGAPDLLEYVTARPQSFSVGRQLHGLMEIRCHTGMSPQTHN, from the exons ATGTCTCTGCTGGTGTTCTCCGTGCCTCTGCTCCCGGTTGTGGCCGTGATGACGGCTCTTTTCCGCTCACCGCTGTCGGCCCTGTGCCGTCAGGTGTATTCTGGCATACTGAAGCTTTCTCACAGGAAGGTCTGTGTCAGCTCCACTCACGCCTATGTCTTCTCCAACTGCACCCACGGACAGGCTCAGAGTGTTctgctgacctttgacctctacTCCACCACACACGCCTCCTCCAACATTGGCCCTCAGAAAG GAGCGTTTCTGGATGAGATTGTGACGCGTGAAGCTCCGCTGAGGGTTTTGGAGTTGGGGACACACTGTGGCTACGCTTCCGTCAGGATTCTGCGTCTGCTCCCTCCGTCTGGAAAACTGCTGACTGTAGAGCTGGATCCTCTGACAGCAGATCGAGGGGAGGAGATCATACTAGTGGCAGGCTTCAAAAACCAGCAGGTGTTACATCATCGCTTTCATTCC TTTCAGGTGCTGACATGCTCCTCGGCTGAGGCCATCTCTTCTTTACCCTCTCACACTGGGAATGATGGTCTGGATCTGGTTCTAATGGATCATGACCCTGAGCTTTACCTTCAAGACCTGCTGGCCTTACAGAGAGGGAATCTGCTCTCTACCTCCTGTGTTGTGTTGATCAACAGAGCTCTGACGCCTGGAGCTCCAGACCTTCTGGAGTACGTGACAGCCAGACCGCAGAGCTTCAGCGTGGGCAGACAACTCCATGGACTGATGGAGATACGCTGCCATACAGGAATGAGTCCTCAAACCCACAACTGA